Proteins encoded in a region of the Flavobacterium sp. MDT1-60 genome:
- a CDS encoding methylmalonyl-CoA mutase family protein, whose amino-acid sequence MEQQIPYIPKNKVRIVTAASLFDGHDAAINIMRRIIQSTGVEVIHLGHDRSVEEVVNTAIQEDANAIAMTSYQGGHNEYFKYMYDLLHEKGAGHIKIFGGGGGVILPSEISELHEYGITRIYSPDDGRSLGLQGMINDLVQQSDYPIGDKLNGEIDHIENKIPTAIARLISAAENFPEIAKPVFDKIHENNTDSKIPVLGITGTGGAGKSSLVDELVRRFLIDFPEKTIGLISVDPSKRKTGGALLGDRIRMNAINNPRVYMRSLATRQSNLALSKYVAEAIQVLKAAKYDLIILETSGIGQSDTEIMDHSDVSLYVMTPEFGAATQLEKIDMLDFADLVALNKFDKRGALDAIRDVKKQYQRNHNLWDKNPDDMPVFGTIASQFNDPGMNTLYKAIMDKIVEKTESELHSTFEITREMSEKIFVIPPHRTRYLSEIAESNRSYDESALSQQKVAQKLYGIFKTIESVSGKIPEINKAGIDDATVLPSATEAHDENRIFLNLLLNQFDKVKMDLDPYNWEIILNWDEKVNKYKNPVYTFKVRDKEIKIATHTESLSHIQIPKIALPKYEAWGDILRWNLQENVPGEFPFASGLYPFKREGEDPSRMFAGEGGPERTNKRFHYVSAGLPAKRLSTAFDSVTLYGNDPDIRPDIYGKIGNAGVSICCLDDAKKLYSGFDLVHALTSVSMTINGPAPMLLGFFMNAAIDQQCEYYIKANDLEKEVEAKINKIYKEKGTERPRYQGDLPEGNNGLGLMLLGVTGDEVLPLEVYNEIKVKTLSQVRGTVQADILKEDQAQNTCIFSTEFALRLMGDVQEYFITKNVRNFYSVSISGYHIAEAGANPITQLAFTLSNGFTYVEYYLSRGMSINDFGPNLSFFFSNGVDPEYSVIGRVARKIWAKAMKNKYGANERAQMLKYHIQTSGRSLHAQEIDFNDIRTTLQALYAIYDNCNSLHTNAYDEAITTPTEESVRRAMAIQLIINKELGLAKNENPIQGSFIIEELTDLVEAAVLQEFDRITERGGVLGAMETMYQRSKIQEESLYYETLKHNGDFPIVGVNTFLSSKGSPTVIPAEVIRATEEEKQYQITMLENLHQFHEAKVNEHLNKLQEAAIKNENLFDHLMEATKVCSLGQITSALFEVGGQYRRNM is encoded by the coding sequence ATGGAACAACAAATACCATATATTCCTAAAAATAAAGTAAGAATTGTCACCGCAGCGTCTCTTTTTGACGGACACGATGCCGCGATCAATATTATGCGTCGTATTATTCAGTCCACCGGAGTGGAAGTAATTCATTTAGGTCACGATCGAAGCGTTGAAGAAGTGGTTAATACCGCTATTCAGGAAGATGCCAATGCTATTGCAATGACTTCTTACCAGGGCGGGCATAATGAATACTTTAAATATATGTATGATTTGCTTCATGAAAAAGGAGCGGGACATATAAAGATTTTTGGCGGCGGCGGCGGCGTAATTTTGCCAAGCGAGATTTCAGAATTACATGAATATGGTATTACCAGAATTTATTCTCCTGATGATGGTCGTTCTTTAGGACTACAGGGAATGATAAATGATTTGGTGCAACAGTCAGATTATCCAATTGGAGATAAACTAAATGGAGAAATCGATCACATCGAAAATAAAATTCCAACAGCAATTGCACGTTTGATTTCAGCGGCAGAGAATTTCCCTGAAATTGCAAAACCTGTTTTTGATAAAATTCACGAAAATAATACCGATTCTAAAATTCCGGTTTTGGGAATTACAGGAACGGGCGGAGCAGGAAAATCATCTTTGGTAGATGAATTGGTTCGTCGTTTTTTAATTGATTTCCCTGAAAAGACAATCGGATTGATTTCTGTCGATCCTTCGAAAAGAAAAACAGGAGGAGCTTTGTTAGGAGACAGAATCCGAATGAATGCTATTAATAACCCTCGTGTTTATATGCGTTCATTAGCGACTCGTCAATCTAATCTGGCGTTGTCTAAATATGTTGCCGAAGCGATTCAGGTTCTAAAAGCAGCAAAATACGATTTAATTATTTTAGAAACTTCGGGAATCGGACAATCAGATACAGAGATTATGGATCATTCTGATGTATCCTTATATGTAATGACTCCTGAATTTGGAGCGGCAACTCAATTAGAAAAAATCGACATGCTTGATTTTGCTGATTTGGTAGCTTTAAATAAATTTGATAAAAGAGGTGCTTTAGATGCCATTCGTGACGTTAAAAAACAATATCAGCGCAATCATAATTTATGGGATAAGAATCCGGATGATATGCCGGTTTTCGGTACAATTGCTTCGCAGTTTAACGATCCGGGAATGAATACGCTTTACAAAGCGATCATGGATAAAATTGTCGAAAAAACAGAGTCAGAATTACATTCTACTTTTGAAATTACCCGTGAAATGAGCGAGAAAATTTTCGTAATTCCTCCACACAGAACACGTTATTTGTCTGAAATTGCAGAAAGCAACCGAAGTTATGATGAAAGTGCGCTTTCACAGCAAAAAGTAGCACAGAAATTATACGGAATCTTCAAAACGATAGAATCAGTTTCTGGTAAAATTCCAGAAATCAATAAAGCCGGAATCGATGATGCAACTGTTTTACCTAGCGCAACCGAAGCACATGACGAAAACAGAATCTTTTTAAACCTTTTACTAAATCAATTTGATAAAGTAAAAATGGATTTAGATCCGTACAATTGGGAAATTATCCTGAATTGGGACGAGAAAGTAAACAAATATAAAAATCCGGTTTACACCTTTAAGGTCCGCGATAAAGAAATAAAAATCGCAACACATACAGAGAGTTTATCACATATACAAATCCCGAAAATTGCTTTACCTAAATATGAGGCCTGGGGCGATATTTTACGTTGGAATTTACAGGAAAATGTTCCTGGTGAATTTCCGTTTGCTTCAGGATTATACCCGTTTAAACGTGAAGGCGAAGACCCTTCAAGAATGTTTGCAGGAGAAGGCGGACCTGAGAGAACCAATAAACGTTTTCATTATGTGAGTGCAGGATTGCCGGCAAAACGACTTTCGACCGCTTTTGATAGTGTGACTTTATACGGAAACGATCCGGATATTCGTCCGGATATTTACGGAAAAATTGGAAATGCCGGAGTTTCGATCTGTTGTTTAGATGATGCCAAGAAACTGTATTCAGGTTTTGATTTAGTACATGCTTTAACATCAGTAAGTATGACCATCAACGGTCCAGCGCCAATGTTGTTAGGTTTCTTTATGAATGCGGCAATTGATCAGCAATGTGAATATTACATCAAAGCCAACGATCTTGAAAAAGAAGTTGAAGCTAAAATCAACAAAATATACAAGGAAAAAGGAACAGAACGTCCAAGATACCAAGGCGATTTACCGGAAGGAAACAACGGTTTAGGATTAATGCTTTTGGGTGTTACCGGAGATGAGGTTTTGCCTTTGGAAGTATATAATGAAATAAAAGTTAAAACATTATCACAAGTTCGTGGTACGGTTCAGGCCGATATTTTGAAAGAAGATCAGGCGCAAAATACCTGTATTTTCTCTACTGAATTTGCTCTAAGATTAATGGGTGACGTTCAGGAATATTTTATTACCAAAAACGTTCGTAATTTTTATTCGGTTTCGATTTCAGGATATCATATTGCAGAGGCAGGAGCGAACCCAATTACGCAGTTGGCTTTCACGCTTTCAAATGGTTTCACTTACGTGGAATATTATTTGAGCCGTGGTATGAGCATCAACGATTTTGGACCGAATTTATCATTCTTCTTCTCCAACGGAGTAGATCCTGAATATTCAGTGATTGGTCGTGTGGCACGTAAAATTTGGGCGAAAGCCATGAAAAACAAATACGGAGCCAACGAAAGAGCACAAATGTTGAAATACCATATTCAGACTTCTGGTCGTTCTTTACACGCTCAGGAAATTGATTTTAATGATATCAGAACCACTTTACAGGCTTTGTATGCGATTTACGATAACTGTAATTCATTGCATACGAATGCTTACGATGAAGCAATTACAACTCCAACAGAAGAATCAGTTCGTAGAGCAATGGCGATTCAGTTGATTATCAATAAAGAATTAGGTTTAGCGAAAAATGAAAACCCAATTCAGGGATCGTTTATCATTGAAGAATTAACAGATTTAGTTGAAGCTGCGGTTTTACAAGAATTCGACAGAATTACAGAAAGAGGCGGAGTTCTTGGTGCAATGGAAACCATGTATCAACGTTCTAAAATTCAGGAAGAAAGTTTGTATTATGAAACGTTGAAACACAATGGCGATTTCCCAATTGTCGGTGTAAACACTTTCCTAAGCTCAAAAGGTTCTCCAACGGTAATTCCGGCAGAAGTAATTCGCGCCACCGAAGAAGAAAAACAATATCAAATCACCATGCTTGAGAATTTGCATCAATTTCACGAAGCAAAAGTTAATGAGCATTTAAATAAACTACAGGAAGCCGCGATTAAAAACGAAAACTTATTCGACCATTTGATGGAAGCTACAAAGGTTTGTTCTTTAGGTCAGATTACTTCGGCGTTGTTTGAAGTTGGTGGGCAGTATAGAAGGAATATGTAA
- a CDS encoding murein L,D-transpeptidase, which translates to MKTIFPIAVILVTSFFISSFNNLDISDLNKKETLTPNYTSTKNDDVVDSEHLSDFFKRYTELKKYQNDVISLYKNRSYGTIWFENGKMTQYGQLLYTKLNNASYEGVGIPYKNEIDQIFDKTATEKPSKTDSDMLLSAAYIIYANHAFEGVDIETVKKSEWLLPKKKISRDTLAASAKTKPEAQKTRVVQFDQYYKLQDVLKKYKKIEQDNTWTPIKVETPYKDIRPDAKSVTVAQIRNRLFVMGDLQNDSKSDFYDQELMDGVMKYKLRNGLKPNYIISEANIKDMNESIQEKIKKITINMERCKEIYPTLLTDTEYIMINVPSYELVYVKNGKIELESKVFVGSPLTKTTIFNGNIEKVVFSPYWTVPQSIVDNELKSKIASDPNYLAEHNMEMVNGQVRQKPGPDNSLGLVKFIFPNPDDIYMHDTPAKTLFDFEQRTFSHGCINVSKAKELAIAMLKDYPEWTADRIDKAMDGQAETTFKLPTKVPIYITYFTTWVKESGEVSFFQDVYDKDADLNKILFPQETLVSN; encoded by the coding sequence ATGAAAACAATATTTCCAATCGCCGTAATTCTAGTTACGAGTTTCTTTATTTCATCTTTTAATAACCTTGATATAAGTGATTTAAACAAAAAAGAAACTTTAACTCCTAATTACACTTCTACTAAAAATGATGATGTAGTAGATAGTGAACATTTAAGTGATTTTTTCAAAAGATATACTGAATTGAAAAAATATCAAAACGACGTAATCTCCTTGTATAAAAACAGATCATATGGAACTATTTGGTTTGAAAATGGAAAAATGACTCAATATGGACAATTATTGTATACAAAATTGAATAACGCTAGTTATGAAGGTGTAGGAATTCCGTATAAAAATGAGATTGATCAAATTTTCGATAAAACAGCAACAGAAAAACCTTCAAAAACAGACTCTGATATGCTTTTAAGTGCAGCTTACATAATATACGCTAATCATGCATTTGAAGGAGTTGATATTGAAACAGTTAAAAAATCAGAATGGTTATTACCTAAGAAAAAAATATCACGTGATACTTTAGCCGCTTCTGCAAAAACAAAACCAGAAGCGCAGAAAACCAGAGTAGTACAATTTGATCAATACTACAAACTTCAGGATGTTTTAAAAAAATATAAAAAAATAGAGCAAGACAACACCTGGACACCTATAAAAGTAGAAACTCCTTATAAAGATATCAGACCTGATGCAAAATCAGTTACTGTGGCCCAGATCAGAAACCGATTATTTGTAATGGGAGATTTACAAAATGACTCTAAAAGTGATTTTTATGATCAGGAATTAATGGATGGCGTAATGAAATATAAATTACGTAACGGTTTAAAACCAAATTACATTATCTCTGAAGCTAACATTAAAGATATGAACGAGTCAATACAGGAAAAAATAAAAAAAATCACCATTAACATGGAGCGTTGCAAAGAGATTTATCCAACATTATTAACGGATACAGAATATATAATGATTAATGTTCCTTCTTATGAGTTAGTTTATGTAAAAAACGGTAAAATCGAATTGGAATCAAAAGTTTTTGTTGGTTCTCCGTTAACTAAAACTACTATTTTTAACGGAAACATTGAAAAAGTGGTTTTTAGTCCTTACTGGACAGTTCCGCAAAGTATAGTTGACAACGAATTGAAATCTAAAATTGCGTCAGATCCTAATTATTTGGCAGAACATAATATGGAAATGGTAAATGGTCAGGTAAGACAAAAACCAGGTCCTGATAACTCATTAGGTTTAGTAAAATTTATTTTCCCAAATCCAGATGATATCTATATGCACGATACGCCTGCCAAAACATTATTTGATTTTGAACAAAGAACTTTTAGCCACGGTTGTATTAATGTAAGCAAAGCCAAAGAACTTGCCATTGCAATGTTGAAAGATTATCCGGAATGGACTGCTGATCGAATCGACAAAGCTATGGATGGCCAGGCAGAAACAACTTTTAAACTGCCAACTAAAGTGCCGATCTATATTACTTATTTTACAACATGGGTAAAAGAATCTGGCGAAGTAAGCTTCTTTCAGGATGTCTATGATAAAGATGCAGATTTAAATAAAATCCTTTTCCCTCAGGAAACTCTTGTAAGCAATTAA
- a CDS encoding cytochrome c oxidase assembly factor Coa1 family protein, whose product MEDNYTEVRKNWWDRNWKWFVPTGCLGLLVLFGLFIAGIFFGVTSMMKDSDAYKGAMTIAQHDKLVNDRLGTPIESDGMVSGNISINNDTGNCDLQIPIKGSKGKGTVFVVAEKKGKWEYSELSVYINATEEQIDLLAK is encoded by the coding sequence ATGGAAGATAATTACACAGAAGTTAGAAAAAACTGGTGGGACAGAAACTGGAAATGGTTTGTACCAACGGGATGCTTAGGTCTTTTAGTTCTTTTTGGATTGTTTATAGCAGGAATATTTTTCGGAGTCACTTCGATGATGAAAGATTCTGATGCCTACAAAGGAGCAATGACTATAGCACAACACGATAAATTAGTAAATGACCGACTTGGAACTCCTATTGAGTCTGACGGGATGGTGAGTGGAAATATCAGCATCAATAATGATACAGGAAACTGTGATTTACAAATTCCGATAAAAGGATCTAAAGGCAAAGGAACCGTGTTTGTGGTTGCCGAGAAAAAAGGAAAATGGGAATACAGTGAACTGTCGGTTTACATTAATGCTACGGAGGAACAAATTGATTTGTTGGCTAAGTAA
- a CDS encoding DUF4197 domain-containing protein, translated as MKKILLLALTFSLTSCAEMQQTLNQFPQISSQIPGVGGVDIAGGLKEALNKGITQQVSKLTAVDGFYRNEAVKILLPSELQKVDATLRKIGLSSLADEGIKVLNRAAEDAVKEATPIFVSAVKNMSFTDAKNILLGNDSAATSYLQGSTTTALYGKFNPVIKNSFAKVGADAVWTKIITKYNTIPLVKKVNPDLTDYTTNQALAGVFKMIAVEEKEIRNNISARTTPLLKSVFAMQDGK; from the coding sequence ATGAAAAAGATTTTATTATTAGCCCTTACATTCTCGCTTACATCTTGCGCTGAGATGCAACAAACATTAAATCAGTTCCCACAAATTTCATCTCAAATTCCGGGAGTTGGCGGTGTAGATATTGCTGGCGGATTGAAGGAAGCCCTAAATAAAGGAATTACCCAACAAGTAAGTAAACTAACTGCTGTTGATGGTTTTTATAGAAATGAAGCCGTAAAGATTTTATTGCCTTCCGAATTGCAAAAGGTAGATGCTACATTGAGAAAAATAGGATTAAGCTCTCTTGCTGATGAAGGAATCAAAGTATTGAACCGCGCCGCAGAAGATGCTGTAAAAGAAGCGACTCCGATTTTTGTTTCGGCAGTAAAGAACATGTCTTTTACTGATGCTAAAAATATTTTGCTAGGAAACGACAGCGCTGCAACAAGTTATTTACAAGGAAGTACGACTACGGCTTTGTATGGAAAATTTAATCCCGTGATTAAAAATTCTTTTGCAAAAGTGGGTGCCGATGCTGTCTGGACAAAAATCATAACCAAATACAACACTATTCCGTTAGTAAAAAAAGTTAATCCAGATTTAACTGATTACACAACGAATCAGGCTTTGGCTGGTGTTTTTAAAATGATTGCCGTTGAAGAAAAAGAAATCCGTAATAATATCAGTGCAAGAACAACTCCTTTATTGAAAAGTGTTTTTGCCATGCAGGACGGAAAATAG
- the purU gene encoding formyltetrahydrofolate deformylase, with amino-acid sequence MQKITILIHCKDQKGIIAAVTTFIAKVEGNITYIDQHVDVEQNVFFMRLECELTNSHITIDELKADFDQTIAADFNMSWDLYNQEQKPKMALFVSKYDHCLFDILGRYSAGELNVEIPVIISNHNDLRSIAERFDIPYHCVPFTKDNKEEGEAKQIELLKKYQINFIVLARYMQIITPKLISLYENKIINIHHSFLPAFPGAKPYHSAFKRGVKIIGATSHYVTAELDEGPIIEQDIARVSHIHSVDDFIMKGRDLERIVLARAIKLHAERKTMVYSNKTVVFS; translated from the coding sequence ATGCAAAAAATCACTATTCTGATTCACTGTAAAGACCAAAAAGGAATTATAGCTGCAGTGACCACTTTTATAGCCAAAGTAGAAGGAAATATCACCTATATCGATCAGCACGTTGATGTGGAGCAAAATGTATTTTTTATGCGATTGGAATGCGAATTAACCAATAGCCACATCACTATTGATGAACTAAAAGCTGATTTTGACCAAACTATTGCAGCCGACTTTAATATGTCGTGGGATTTGTACAATCAGGAACAAAAACCAAAAATGGCCTTGTTTGTATCGAAATACGATCATTGTTTGTTTGATATTTTGGGGCGTTACAGCGCAGGTGAACTGAATGTTGAAATTCCGGTAATTATTAGCAATCACAACGATTTACGATCTATTGCAGAACGCTTTGATATTCCGTATCACTGCGTACCTTTTACTAAAGACAATAAAGAAGAAGGTGAAGCCAAACAAATTGAATTACTGAAAAAATATCAAATCAATTTTATTGTTCTGGCGCGCTATATGCAGATTATTACGCCTAAATTGATTTCCCTTTACGAGAATAAAATTATTAATATTCACCATTCGTTTTTACCGGCTTTTCCGGGGGCAAAACCTTATCATTCGGCTTTTAAGCGCGGAGTTAAAATTATTGGTGCTACCAGTCATTATGTTACAGCAGAATTAGACGAAGGACCAATTATTGAGCAGGATATTGCAAGGGTTTCACACATTCATTCTGTTGATGATTTCATCATGAAGGGACGTGATCTGGAGCGTATTGTTTTGGCTCGCGCTATCAAATTGCATGCTGAACGTAAGACGATGGTATATAGTAACAAAACAGTTGTTTTTTCTTAG
- a CDS encoding catalase, whose product MDSNKKLTTATGTPVPDNQNIQTAGPRGPVLLQDFWFLEKMAHFDREVIPERRMHAKGSGAYGTFTVTHDITKYTRADLFSEIGKKTDMFVRFSTVAGERGAADAERDIRGFAMKFYTNEGNWDLVGNNTPVFFFRDPMKFPDLNHAVKRDPRTNLRSADNNWDFWTLLPEALHQITIVMSDRGIPRSYRQMHGFGSHTFSFINHQNERHYVKFHFVTQQGIDNLSDEEAAKLVGGDRESHQRDLYDAIEEGNFPKWKMFVQIMTEEQAENYRFHPFDLTKVWLKGDFPLIPVGEFELNKNPENYFAEVEQAAFNPAHVPPGISFSPDKMLQARLFSYGDAHRYRLGVNNYQIPVNLSRCPYNTFHRDGAMRVDGNNGSRKHYEPNSFGEWQEQPEFKEPPLKLHGDAYAHNFREDDNDYFTQPGLLFRLLTEEKKQLLFKNTAGQVGGAQPFIQIRHIRNCYKADPAYGEGVAHALGLTMEQVNNFNDPRLSIVVR is encoded by the coding sequence ATGGATTCAAACAAAAAATTAACAACTGCAACCGGAACTCCGGTTCCGGACAATCAAAACATTCAAACAGCCGGGCCTCGCGGACCTGTTTTATTACAAGATTTTTGGTTTTTAGAAAAAATGGCGCATTTTGATCGTGAAGTAATTCCGGAACGACGAATGCACGCTAAAGGTTCTGGTGCATATGGGACATTTACGGTAACTCATGATATTACAAAATATACGAGAGCCGACTTATTTTCGGAAATTGGTAAAAAGACTGATATGTTTGTACGTTTTTCAACTGTTGCAGGAGAAAGAGGTGCCGCTGATGCCGAAAGAGATATTCGTGGTTTTGCCATGAAGTTTTATACCAATGAAGGAAACTGGGATTTGGTGGGAAATAATACGCCCGTTTTCTTTTTCCGGGACCCAATGAAATTTCCCGATTTGAATCATGCTGTAAAACGTGATCCAAGGACCAATTTGAGAAGTGCTGATAACAATTGGGATTTTTGGACTTTATTGCCGGAAGCCTTACACCAAATTACGATCGTTATGAGCGACAGAGGTATTCCGAGATCGTACAGACAAATGCATGGATTTGGTAGTCATACTTTTAGTTTCATAAATCATCAAAATGAAAGACATTATGTGAAATTTCATTTTGTAACACAGCAAGGAATTGATAATCTTTCTGATGAAGAGGCTGCTAAATTAGTTGGTGGTGACAGAGAAAGCCATCAAAGAGATTTATATGATGCGATCGAAGAAGGAAACTTTCCAAAATGGAAAATGTTCGTTCAGATCATGACAGAAGAACAAGCTGAGAATTATCGTTTTCATCCTTTCGATCTAACTAAAGTTTGGTTAAAAGGTGATTTTCCTTTGATTCCGGTTGGTGAGTTCGAATTAAATAAAAATCCGGAAAACTATTTTGCCGAAGTAGAACAAGCTGCTTTTAATCCGGCGCATGTACCCCCAGGCATTAGTTTTTCACCGGACAAAATGCTTCAAGCCCGCTTATTCTCTTATGGAGATGCGCACCGTTATCGTTTAGGTGTAAATAATTATCAGATTCCGGTAAATTTATCAAGATGTCCTTATAATACTTTTCATCGCGATGGCGCAATGCGTGTAGACGGAAATAACGGAAGCCGCAAACATTATGAGCCAAACAGTTTTGGAGAATGGCAGGAGCAACCTGAATTTAAAGAACCGCCTTTAAAACTTCATGGTGATGCCTACGCACATAATTTTAGGGAAGATGATAATGATTATTTTACCCAACCAGGCCTGTTGTTCCGTTTACTAACAGAAGAAAAAAAGCAATTACTGTTCAAAAATACTGCAGGACAAGTAGGAGGGGCGCAACCTTTTATTCAGATCCGCCACATTAGAAATTGCTACAAAGCCGATCCCGCATACGGAGAAGGTGTAGCACATGCGTTGGGATTAACAATGGAACAGGTAAATAACTTTAACGATCCAAGATTGTCGATTGTTGTTAGGTAA
- a CDS encoding aldo/keto reductase: MSTIQEIKLGNQGLIVPNIGLGCMGMTQIAGMDIYGKADEKEAIATIHRSLELGGNFLDTADLYGPLYNERLIAKAIQGNRNAYTIATKFGYEIDDSEQLTWQFNGRKEYVKKAVERSLKNLGTDYIDLYYLHRLDPKTPIEETVQAMADLVKEGKVGYIGLSEVSSETIRKAHKVHPLTAVQTEYSLFERDVEESGILDTLKELGIGFVAYSPLGRGFISGEIKTPDDFPDNDFRKTIPRFQGEQFQKKY; the protein is encoded by the coding sequence ATGAGTACGATACAAGAAATTAAATTAGGAAATCAGGGACTTATAGTTCCCAATATTGGTTTAGGCTGTATGGGTATGACTCAAATTGCCGGAATGGATATTTATGGCAAAGCCGATGAAAAAGAAGCAATTGCAACTATACATCGTTCTCTTGAATTAGGAGGCAACTTTTTAGACACAGCCGATCTATATGGACCGTTATATAATGAACGATTAATCGCCAAAGCCATACAAGGCAATCGCAATGCTTATACTATTGCTACCAAGTTCGGTTATGAAATTGACGATAGCGAACAACTTACCTGGCAATTTAATGGCAGAAAAGAATATGTAAAAAAAGCGGTGGAACGTTCTTTAAAAAACTTAGGAACTGATTATATTGATTTGTATTATTTACACCGTCTGGATCCTAAAACGCCTATTGAAGAAACCGTGCAAGCGATGGCTGATTTGGTTAAGGAAGGAAAAGTAGGTTATATAGGTTTATCTGAAGTTTCCTCTGAAACGATTCGTAAAGCACATAAAGTACATCCTTTAACCGCAGTACAAACGGAATATTCCTTATTCGAAAGAGATGTAGAGGAATCTGGAATTTTAGATACATTAAAAGAATTGGGGATTGGTTTTGTGGCTTATTCTCCACTTGGCAGGGGTTTTATTTCGGGAGAGATAAAAACTCCTGACGACTTTCCTGATAATGATTTCAGAAAAACGATTCCGCGTTTTCAGGGAGAGCAATTTCAAAAAAAATATTGA
- a CDS encoding aldo/keto reductase has product MVNEIKKLADEKQITASQLALSWIATKNILAIPGTKRVKYVEQNIAAAQMVLSEAEMNRLEEIIPLGTSTGARYDEANMAGIDQ; this is encoded by the coding sequence TTGGTAAATGAAATCAAAAAATTAGCAGATGAAAAACAAATCACCGCTTCTCAATTAGCACTTTCCTGGATTGCTACAAAAAACATATTAGCAATTCCCGGAACAAAACGTGTCAAATATGTAGAACAAAACATAGCTGCTGCGCAAATGGTTTTAAGTGAAGCAGAAATGAATCGACTTGAAGAAATTATTCCTCTTGGCACGTCAACCGGGGCCAGATATGACGAAGCAAATATGGCTGGTATTGATCAATAA
- a CDS encoding AraC family transcriptional regulator: MKKEVYIPHQIQSISELHSLLKIPKPEHPLVSFVDLSKITCHFDDNLKSVVYSFYTVCIKKGFKGKMKYGQNFYDFDEGVMTFMSPGQVISTEVTVDSAVYGAMLVIHPDFIQNYALSKKIKEYGYFSYAVNEALHLSEKEEIMITGIMKNIEQEYCSSIDAFSQDVMISHIELLLNYCNRFYNRQFITRKNANSTLLGQLENILSDYFEGDKVQKLGLPTVAYLSDELHVSPNYLSDMLRALTGQSTQHHIHNKIIEKAKELLTTTSLSVSETAFQLGFEYPQSFNKLFKSKTNVSPLEFRSSFN, encoded by the coding sequence ATGAAAAAAGAAGTTTATATTCCACATCAAATTCAGTCTATTTCCGAATTGCATTCTTTATTAAAGATTCCAAAACCGGAACATCCTTTGGTTAGTTTTGTAGACTTAAGTAAAATAACATGTCATTTTGATGATAACCTTAAGAGTGTTGTATATTCGTTTTATACGGTATGTATCAAAAAAGGCTTTAAAGGAAAAATGAAATACGGCCAAAATTTTTATGACTTTGATGAAGGTGTAATGACGTTTATGTCGCCTGGGCAAGTAATTTCAACCGAGGTAACTGTAGACAGTGCTGTTTATGGTGCAATGTTAGTAATTCATCCTGATTTTATCCAGAATTATGCTTTGTCTAAAAAAATTAAAGAGTATGGTTATTTTTCCTACGCTGTGAACGAAGCTTTACACCTTTCTGAAAAAGAAGAAATAATGATTACGGGAATTATGAAAAATATTGAGCAGGAATATTGTTCTTCAATTGATGCTTTTAGTCAGGATGTAATGATTTCTCATATCGAGTTGCTTCTTAATTATTGCAACCGATTTTACAACCGACAATTTATTACTCGAAAAAATGCCAATAGTACGCTGTTAGGTCAACTTGAAAATATTTTATCTGATTACTTTGAAGGAGATAAAGTTCAAAAATTGGGACTTCCCACCGTCGCATATCTTTCTGATGAATTGCATGTTTCTCCTAATTATTTAAGTGATATGCTACGGGCGCTTACAGGTCAAAGCACACAGCATCATATACACAATAAAATAATAGAAAAAGCAAAAGAGCTGCTTACAACGACTTCTTTAAGTGTTAGCGAAACAGCTTTTCAATTGGGTTTTGAATATCCACAGTCCTTTAATAAATTATTCAAAAGCAAAACCAATGTTTCCCCTTTAGAGTTCAGGAGTTCATTCAATTAA